In Methermicoccus shengliensis DSM 18856, a single genomic region encodes these proteins:
- a CDS encoding ArsR/SmtB family transcription factor encodes MAEEELTLDTLLKLVENPIRRHILTKLAQEEIYPLQLSKELRVSQQAVSKHLKVLEQAGLVESYFEKSSSGPPRLYYRPVRHFLINISFGPSLFEAEMYELEDTPSLDGGVEQVLNPEEELRRLHDYMEELNRQRYELFLKRCRLMRRLRSLKNALRVEESQKGEHSSHPLDAPMDA; translated from the coding sequence ATGGCAGAGGAGGAGCTCACGCTGGACACACTGCTAAAGCTGGTGGAAAACCCCATCAGAAGACACATCCTGACCAAGCTCGCACAGGAGGAGATATACCCCCTTCAGCTCTCCAAGGAGCTCAGGGTGAGCCAGCAGGCGGTGTCCAAGCACCTAAAGGTGCTCGAGCAAGCCGGGCTGGTGGAGTCGTACTTCGAGAAGAGCAGCTCTGGGCCACCACGGCTGTACTACCGTCCAGTGAGGCACTTTCTCATCAACATCTCCTTTGGGCCAAGCCTGTTCGAGGCAGAGATGTACGAGCTGGAGGACACGCCCTCTCTCGATGGAGGAGTGGAGCAGGTGTTGAACCCAGAGGAGGAGCTAAGACGCCTCCACGACTATATGGAGGAGCTCAACAGGCAAAGGTATGAGCTGTTTTTGAAGAGGTGCAGGCTCATGCGCAGGCTCAGAAGCCTGAAGAATGCGCTGAGGGTGGAAGAGTCTCAAAAAGGCGAGCACTCCAGCCACCCACTTGATGCGCCGATGGATGCGTGA
- a CDS encoding rubredoxin-like domain-containing protein: MVEWICTSCGHIVQAEEMPTVCEECGEEHTYERVEKLDWRESCDDEFSPKEGGKMDIRWRCANCGYTYRGEAPLDTCPSCGGICTIVNDTDYTPDRDFDSVQKY; this comes from the coding sequence ATGGTGGAGTGGATTTGCACATCGTGTGGACACATCGTGCAGGCGGAAGAGATGCCCACGGTGTGTGAGGAGTGCGGGGAGGAGCACACCTACGAAAGGGTGGAGAAGCTCGACTGGAGAGAGAGCTGTGATGACGAGTTCTCTCCGAAGGAAGGAGGGAAGATGGATATCAGGTGGAGGTGTGCCAACTGTGGATACACCTACAGGGGTGAGGCTCCCCTGGACACGTGTCCCAGCTGCGGGGGCATATGCACCATCGTGAACGACACAGACTACACGCCGGATAGGGACTTCGATAGCGTCCAGAAGTATTAG
- the arsB gene encoding ACR3 family arsenite efflux transporter gives MAEERRLGIWGRYLTVWVALCILAGIALGQAFPEFFHALAGFEVAHISVPIAVCLFWMIYPIMVQISFEDVKRAATSPRPIGATLFMNWAIKPFTMAFFAWLFLAVVFGGFLGPEEIAQYRAGLILLGVAPCTAMVLVWSYLAEGNMAHTLVMTAINSLTMVVLYAPLAALLLGISGIVVPWETIALAVLVYIVTPLIAGWLTRHHAIRKKGTEWFETKLVPKLSTLSIIALLITLVVLFSFQGDKIVQLPLIIGMITVPIFVNIIVVFVLAYVLSKAVGLGYEDAAPTAIIAGSNHFEVAIAVATTLFGVASGAALATVVGVLTEVPIMLFLVYLCRRTRGFFSTTRTPVGTPTPDK, from the coding sequence ATGGCAGAGGAGCGAAGGCTTGGGATTTGGGGCAGGTATCTCACGGTGTGGGTGGCGCTGTGCATTCTGGCGGGAATTGCCCTCGGGCAGGCGTTTCCAGAGTTTTTCCATGCGCTGGCGGGCTTTGAGGTGGCCCACATCTCCGTGCCCATAGCAGTCTGCCTGTTCTGGATGATATACCCCATAATGGTGCAGATCAGCTTTGAGGATGTGAAGCGGGCAGCCACCTCTCCGAGACCCATAGGCGCCACGCTCTTCATGAACTGGGCGATAAAGCCCTTCACGATGGCTTTCTTTGCATGGCTTTTCCTCGCAGTGGTGTTCGGTGGCTTTCTTGGGCCAGAGGAGATTGCCCAGTACAGGGCAGGGTTAATTCTCCTGGGCGTTGCCCCCTGCACGGCGATGGTGCTCGTGTGGAGCTATCTTGCGGAGGGCAACATGGCACACACCCTGGTGATGACTGCGATAAACTCCCTCACCATGGTGGTGCTGTATGCGCCGCTCGCTGCGCTGCTGCTCGGGATATCGGGCATCGTGGTGCCATGGGAAACCATTGCCCTTGCGGTGCTGGTGTACATCGTGACACCTCTGATTGCTGGCTGGCTCACAAGACATCATGCCATCAGGAAAAAGGGCACTGAGTGGTTCGAGACGAAGCTCGTGCCAAAGCTCTCCACACTCTCCATCATCGCCCTTCTCATCACTCTCGTGGTGCTCTTCAGCTTTCAGGGAGACAAGATCGTGCAGCTGCCCCTAATAATCGGCATGATAACGGTGCCCATATTCGTGAACATCATCGTGGTGTTTGTGCTGGCGTATGTGCTCTCGAAGGCTGTGGGACTGGGATACGAGGATGCTGCCCCCACTGCCATCATAGCGGGCAGCAACCACTTTGAGGTGGCGATTGCCGTTGCCACCACTCTATTCGGTGTGGCGAGTGGAGCAGCCCTTGCCACCGTCGTGGGGGTGCTCACAGAGGTGCCCATTATGCTGTTTCTGGTGTACCTGTGCAGGCGCACGAGGGGATTCTTTTCCACAACACGCACTCCTGTGGGGACGCCCACCCCCGACAAATGA
- a CDS encoding cation:proton antiporter domain-containing protein — protein MDLETYYIAALTLILVVGMGAQVFGRLTRIPSILILLLIGILAGPAGFNFVRPELFGEGIRAIVAIAVVIIVFEGSININIGALGALSRGMLLLVGLGSLITFVGFTLTAHYVAQLSWPISALLGSILTATGPTVITPLVRQSHIKHRVAKLLEFEGVFNDAISIILAATVFEWVLFESGLHGGLFSLIFRLLSGLGIGVAGGLVLRYVLSSESLKKQTAKLFTLAFIFMLYTISDLLASSSGLLAVASCGLMVGVSTCTLVRSVDVHHKESIREFKEDLTVILIAVIFILLAAYFRPEHLVVIGWRGVVVVLMLMFVIRPIAVLTSTYASHELSLKESLFISLTGPRGVVPTSMAVYFAMRLTNNPMATSIMVGMVFLTVIFTVVFASVFTRLAASRMGMVSMEMCIVGGGSIGRILAERFVKRGERVVVIDSEEENCRIAKQLGAEAVHGDAAEVRVLKKAGIQRAKYLIVTTNLDNTNLLVCQLAKSKFGLDGDRIVARVNNPENLKAFKDMGVRAMSPALSTVITIENLIDRPDLLSTEVSMELDIVERRLSNPELFDKPIRELALDECLVILVKRGEESYVPKGDFVLKEGDYITLIGKGRNVREAAALIG, from the coding sequence ATGGACCTTGAGACCTACTACATCGCCGCTCTGACGCTCATTCTCGTCGTGGGTATGGGAGCACAGGTGTTTGGAAGGTTGACGAGGATTCCCAGTATCCTGATACTGCTGCTCATCGGCATCCTCGCAGGTCCAGCTGGGTTCAACTTCGTGAGGCCAGAGCTGTTTGGAGAGGGTATCAGGGCCATTGTAGCCATCGCCGTGGTCATAATAGTGTTCGAGGGAAGCATCAACATCAACATTGGGGCACTTGGGGCACTCTCAAGGGGTATGCTGCTGCTCGTGGGGCTCGGCTCCCTCATAACGTTTGTGGGCTTCACACTAACAGCCCACTACGTGGCTCAGCTCAGCTGGCCCATCTCTGCCCTGCTCGGCTCCATACTCACCGCCACTGGCCCCACGGTAATCACACCCCTCGTGCGCCAGAGTCACATAAAGCACAGAGTTGCCAAGCTGCTGGAGTTTGAGGGGGTGTTCAACGATGCCATCAGCATAATCCTCGCTGCCACTGTGTTTGAGTGGGTGCTGTTTGAGAGCGGGTTGCATGGAGGGCTATTCTCCCTCATTTTCAGGTTGCTGAGTGGACTTGGCATCGGTGTTGCGGGTGGTCTGGTGCTCAGGTACGTGCTCTCCAGCGAGAGCCTCAAAAAGCAGACAGCAAAGCTGTTCACGCTTGCCTTCATATTCATGCTGTACACCATCTCCGACCTTCTGGCAAGCTCCTCTGGGCTTCTGGCAGTGGCATCGTGCGGGCTGATGGTGGGGGTGAGCACGTGCACGCTGGTGAGAAGCGTGGATGTGCATCACAAGGAGAGCATCAGGGAGTTCAAGGAAGACCTCACGGTAATCCTGATTGCGGTGATATTCATCCTGTTGGCTGCCTACTTCAGACCCGAGCACCTCGTGGTAATCGGATGGAGAGGGGTCGTGGTGGTGCTCATGCTGATGTTCGTGATTCGGCCCATCGCAGTGCTCACCTCCACGTATGCCTCCCACGAGTTAAGCTTAAAAGAGAGCCTGTTCATATCGCTCACAGGGCCAAGGGGCGTGGTTCCAACCTCCATGGCGGTGTACTTTGCCATGAGGCTCACGAACAACCCAATGGCCACCTCCATCATGGTGGGAATGGTGTTTCTCACCGTGATATTCACCGTGGTGTTTGCGAGCGTGTTCACAAGGCTCGCAGCATCGAGGATGGGGATGGTCTCGATGGAGATGTGCATAGTGGGTGGGGGCTCGATTGGAAGGATACTCGCCGAGAGGTTTGTCAAGCGGGGAGAACGGGTGGTGGTGATAGATTCAGAGGAGGAGAACTGCCGCATCGCAAAGCAGCTGGGTGCGGAGGCGGTTCACGGGGATGCCGCCGAGGTGAGGGTGCTCAAGAAGGCGGGCATCCAGAGGGCAAAGTACCTGATAGTGACCACCAATCTGGACAACACCAACCTACTGGTGTGCCAGCTCGCCAAGAGCAAATTCGGACTGGATGGGGACAGGATAGTGGCCCGTGTGAACAACCCCGAGAACCTCAAGGCATTCAAGGACATGGGCGTGAGGGCGATGAGCCCTGCCCTCTCCACCGTGATAACGATTGAGAACCTGATAGACAGGCCCGACCTCCTCTCCACCGAGGTCTCGATGGAGCTGGATATAGTCGAGCGCAGGTTGAGCAATCCAGAACTGTTTGACAAGCCCATAAGGGAGCTCGCGCTCGATGAGTGCCTCGTGATTCTCGTGAAGAGGGGGGAGGAGTCATATGTTCCCAAAGGCGACTTTGTGCTAAAGGAGGGCGACTACATCACACTCATAGGAAAGGGCAGAAATGTGCGAGAGGCGGCAGCGCTCATAGGATAG
- the dapF gene encoding diaminopimelate epimerase: MFEGVCFEKVHGNGNDFVVIDEMERSVVPEEQKPQFASIYCDRRMGIGADGILFIQPSSMAHFRMRLFQQDGSEAEMCGNGLRCAVLCAYEHGYISGESCAVETGAGIRHVSFREHDGEFLVRVNMGTPEFSCERVPVLFSKREMLDELLEGERVCALNTGVPHAVVFVENLDFDIERRARPIRWSSAFPEGTNVNFALVEGSTLRVRTFERGVEAETLSCGTGSVACAAAARRTGRVHSDEIRVITKGGTLTVSFEPDGVYMEGPARRVFSGMI, encoded by the coding sequence ATGTTCGAGGGTGTGTGCTTCGAGAAGGTGCACGGCAACGGAAACGACTTTGTGGTCATAGATGAGATGGAGCGCTCTGTGGTGCCCGAGGAGCAAAAGCCCCAGTTCGCCTCCATCTACTGTGATAGGAGGATGGGCATAGGGGCAGATGGCATCCTGTTCATTCAGCCCTCCAGTATGGCACACTTCAGGATGAGGCTCTTTCAGCAGGACGGCTCGGAGGCAGAGATGTGTGGAAACGGGCTGCGCTGTGCGGTGCTGTGTGCGTATGAGCATGGATATATCTCTGGGGAGAGCTGTGCCGTGGAGACGGGCGCTGGCATAAGGCACGTGAGCTTTAGAGAGCACGATGGAGAGTTCCTCGTGAGGGTGAACATGGGCACTCCCGAGTTCTCCTGTGAGCGGGTGCCCGTGCTGTTTTCCAAGCGTGAGATGCTCGACGAGCTGCTCGAGGGGGAGAGGGTGTGCGCCCTGAACACGGGCGTGCCCCATGCGGTGGTGTTCGTGGAGAATCTCGATTTCGACATAGAGAGGAGGGCGAGACCCATCCGCTGGAGCAGCGCCTTTCCAGAGGGCACCAACGTGAACTTTGCCCTCGTGGAGGGCAGCACCCTCAGGGTGAGGACGTTCGAGAGGGGCGTGGAGGCAGAAACGCTAAGCTGCGGCACGGGCTCGGTGGCGTGTGCGGCAGCCGCGAGGCGCACGGGAAGGGTGCACTCTGACGAGATACGTGTCATCACGAAGGGCGGCACGCTCACGGTGTCGTTTGAGCCAGATGGTGTGTACATGGAGGGTCCAGCCAGAAGAGTGTTTTCAGGGATGATATAG
- a CDS encoding UPF0280 family protein, whose product MYIRHTFRLKQTSVSILAREREHIAVAISAIVHHRGELEGYIQRHPFFAITLEPCDVERDAPEVVHRMAEAGWHMGVGPMAAVAGTIASLAAEAMRDEGATLAVVDNGGDIALIADEPLCIGIYAGTSAVEGFAFELQPTSRVLGICTSSGTLGHSISFGMADAATVLAHDVSIADAAATRLGNEVVGELSDEVFDPLRGKRISGAMVIKGDRVAMFGSLPRIVRATVDPELITRG is encoded by the coding sequence ATGTACATCAGGCACACGTTCAGACTGAAGCAGACATCTGTGAGCATCCTCGCAAGGGAGAGAGAGCACATAGCTGTGGCGATATCTGCCATAGTGCACCACAGAGGAGAGCTCGAGGGGTACATCCAGCGGCACCCGTTCTTTGCCATCACCCTCGAGCCCTGTGATGTGGAGAGGGATGCTCCCGAGGTGGTGCACAGGATGGCAGAGGCTGGATGGCACATGGGGGTGGGTCCAATGGCTGCGGTGGCGGGCACCATTGCCTCCTTAGCAGCTGAGGCGATGAGGGATGAGGGGGCAACGCTCGCCGTGGTGGACAACGGGGGGGACATTGCCCTCATCGCCGACGAGCCGCTGTGCATTGGGATATATGCTGGCACCTCTGCCGTCGAGGGGTTTGCGTTCGAGCTTCAGCCCACGAGCCGCGTGCTGGGGATATGCACGTCCTCTGGAACGCTGGGGCACTCCATCAGCTTTGGCATGGCTGATGCGGCAACGGTGCTCGCTCACGACGTGTCCATCGCCGATGCCGCAGCCACGAGGCTGGGCAACGAGGTGGTGGGTGAGCTCTCGGACGAGGTGTTTGACCCCCTGAGAGGTAAGCGTATCAGTGGGGCGATGGTGATAAAGGGCGACAGGGTGGCGATGTTTGGCAGTCTTCCCCGCATCGTGAGGGCAACTGTGGACCCAGAGCTCATAACGAGGGGTTGA
- a CDS encoding methyltransferase domain-containing protein — translation MLVAFELSGEHPELPAAEALASLRALGIPHERMLHTDGLLVVEVDAPPAVLRTLASRLALSRCVLLVLSMSMGPESTFFSMLRELDGEDIGESFCVRARGIGGVRINSEHVERTVGAIVRQHTGRRVSLSHPDTVLRALVGRDVRVLGRVVSHTARRMLLGERPHERPFFHPGVMLPVLARAVVNLTETREGGRLLDPFCGTGGLLIEAARVGCVSVGGDAQARMVRGARMNLRSLGLDAQLLELDATCLPFSDGTMDGAACDPPYGRSARRMGSSDEALYGGSLMELARVLRGDARAVVVYAQNLYKGEPIPEMAQRAGFDVERCFVMRVHRSLTRCILVLHRK, via the coding sequence ATGCTGGTGGCATTTGAGCTCTCGGGCGAGCATCCAGAGCTCCCTGCTGCAGAGGCACTTGCGAGCTTGAGGGCGCTTGGCATTCCTCACGAGCGGATGCTCCACACCGATGGGCTGCTCGTGGTTGAGGTCGATGCTCCACCAGCGGTGCTGCGCACGCTCGCATCGAGGCTTGCCCTCTCGAGATGTGTGCTGCTCGTGCTCTCCATGTCCATGGGCCCTGAAAGCACCTTTTTCAGCATGCTACGCGAGCTCGATGGAGAGGACATCGGAGAGAGCTTCTGTGTGCGGGCGCGCGGCATTGGAGGGGTGAGAATCAACAGCGAGCACGTGGAGAGAACGGTGGGTGCCATCGTTCGCCAGCACACCGGAAGGCGGGTATCGCTCTCCCATCCAGACACGGTGCTTCGCGCGCTCGTGGGGAGGGATGTGCGGGTGCTCGGCAGGGTCGTCTCACACACTGCCAGAAGGATGCTGCTTGGGGAAAGACCTCATGAGCGGCCGTTCTTTCATCCGGGTGTGATGCTTCCCGTGCTGGCAAGGGCAGTCGTCAACCTGACCGAGACCCGTGAGGGCGGAAGGCTGCTCGACCCCTTCTGCGGTACAGGGGGTCTGCTCATAGAGGCGGCAAGGGTGGGGTGCGTGTCCGTGGGAGGGGATGCCCAAGCTCGCATGGTGAGGGGAGCGAGGATGAACCTCAGAAGCCTCGGGCTCGATGCCCAGCTGCTCGAGCTCGATGCCACATGCCTTCCCTTTTCCGATGGAACCATGGATGGGGCTGCATGCGACCCTCCATACGGCAGGTCGGCAAGACGAATGGGCAGCAGCGATGAGGCACTCTATGGTGGCTCGCTGATGGAGCTTGCGAGGGTGCTGCGAGGGGATGCAAGGGCGGTGGTGGTGTATGCCCAAAATCTCTATAAGGGGGAGCCCATACCAGAAATGGCACAGAGGGCGGGCTTTGATGTGGAGAGGTGCTTTGTGATGAGGGTGCACAGGAGCCTCACACGGTGCATCCTCGTGCTGCACAGGAAGTGA
- the radB gene encoding DNA repair and recombination protein RadB, with protein sequence MEEERITATVPRLRTGCEPLDSLLGGGFERGVVSQVYGGAGSGKTNVCLQTMVNAALDGDRVIYIDTEGFSMERLAQIAKERLSQVAGRVVVYEPLDFSDQSERIRQVERAASQMEELSLIILDSATSFYRLCTDEYSEIERRRELAVQLSILQRLARTHMLAVLITNQVYTDVATGELCPIGGVAIEHISKAVIRLDKLEGARRRATIVKHRSRPEGELCEFTITHDGIQ encoded by the coding sequence ATGGAAGAGGAGCGCATAACCGCCACCGTGCCGAGGCTCAGGACAGGGTGTGAGCCCCTCGATAGCCTCTTGGGCGGGGGCTTTGAGAGGGGAGTGGTGAGTCAGGTGTATGGGGGGGCTGGGAGTGGCAAGACCAACGTGTGCCTCCAGACGATGGTGAATGCAGCCCTCGATGGTGACAGGGTGATTTACATCGACACCGAGGGCTTCTCCATGGAGAGGCTTGCCCAGATAGCAAAGGAGCGGCTCTCGCAGGTGGCGGGCAGGGTGGTGGTATACGAGCCCCTCGACTTTTCAGACCAGAGCGAGAGGATAAGGCAGGTGGAGCGGGCAGCCTCTCAGATGGAAGAGCTCTCCCTCATCATACTGGACTCTGCCACCTCGTTCTACAGGCTGTGCACCGATGAATACTCAGAGATAGAAAGGCGCAGGGAGCTGGCAGTGCAGCTGTCCATACTGCAGAGGCTGGCGAGAACTCACATGCTCGCAGTGCTCATCACAAATCAGGTGTACACAGATGTTGCCACTGGTGAGCTGTGCCCCATTGGAGGGGTGGCAATCGAGCACATCTCCAAGGCGGTCATCAGGCTGGACAAGCTCGAGGGCGCCAGGAGAAGGGCGACCATCGTCAAGCACAGGTCCCGCCCAGAGGGCGAGCTGTGCGAGTTCACAATCACACATGATGGCATACAGTAG
- a CDS encoding pyridoxal-phosphate-dependent aminotransferase family protein, which yields MDDTYLMIPGPVPVASRILRAMAKPMISHRGSEFSRLYEYCAEGLKPLFGTQNDVYILSGTGTLGMEAAVSNFLEKDDEVVCLVNGKFGDRFYKIAQRYASPRLVEVEWGSSFDIEKVEEAITPNTKAITFVHNETSTGVKNPAREIGRIAQEHDCLLIMDGITSIGGDDVRVDEWGVDVAVLGSQKCIGIPPGLSFVSVSERAWEQLSDFRPFYCDLAAYRKSHAKLQTPYTPALSLFFALEEALHIIEEEGLERRIERHRRASSAIRAAMDALGIEMFPSIEPPSAYSNTVCAMKIPEGISDKELRGGLQQRGVFVSGGQEHLKGRIFRLGTMGNFTYREVLGALSVLEQVLYAHGLLSEMGRGVEAASKVIEE from the coding sequence ATGGACGATACCTATCTGATGATACCGGGACCAGTGCCCGTGGCATCCCGTATCTTGAGGGCAATGGCAAAGCCCATGATAAGTCATAGGGGCAGCGAGTTCTCGAGGCTGTATGAGTACTGTGCCGAGGGGCTAAAGCCGCTGTTTGGCACGCAGAACGATGTGTACATCCTCAGTGGCACTGGAACGCTGGGCATGGAGGCGGCAGTGTCCAACTTCCTCGAGAAGGATGACGAGGTGGTGTGCCTCGTGAACGGCAAGTTTGGAGACCGCTTTTACAAAATCGCCCAGCGGTATGCTTCCCCGAGGCTGGTGGAGGTGGAATGGGGAAGCTCCTTTGATATCGAGAAGGTGGAGGAGGCCATCACACCCAACACCAAGGCCATCACGTTCGTGCACAACGAGACCTCCACAGGGGTGAAGAACCCAGCGAGGGAGATTGGGAGGATTGCACAGGAGCACGACTGCCTGCTCATAATGGATGGGATAACCTCGATTGGGGGGGACGATGTGCGCGTGGACGAGTGGGGGGTGGACGTGGCGGTGCTCGGCTCGCAGAAGTGCATTGGAATTCCGCCCGGGCTCTCGTTTGTGTCGGTCTCCGAGAGGGCATGGGAGCAGCTCTCCGATTTTAGACCTTTCTACTGCGATTTGGCGGCATACAGAAAGAGCCATGCCAAGCTCCAGACGCCCTACACTCCCGCACTCTCGCTGTTCTTCGCGCTCGAGGAGGCGCTGCACATCATAGAGGAGGAGGGGTTAGAGAGGCGCATCGAGAGGCACAGGAGGGCATCGAGCGCCATCCGTGCGGCAATGGACGCCCTTGGCATCGAGATGTTTCCCAGCATCGAGCCACCCAGCGCATACTCCAACACCGTGTGTGCGATGAAGATTCCAGAGGGCATTTCGGACAAGGAGCTTCGGGGAGGGCTTCAGCAGAGGGGCGTGTTTGTCTCTGGCGGGCAGGAGCACCTCAAGGGCAGGATATTCAGGCTTGGCACGATGGGCAACTTTACCTACCGTGAGGTGCTGGGGGCACTCTCCGTGCTCGAGCAGGTGCTCTATGCCCACGGACTGCTCTCGGAGATGGGAAGGGGCGTTGAGGCAGCATCCAAGGTGATAGAGGAGTAG
- a CDS encoding CBS domain-containing protein, with the protein MLNIPTPDDIKKKRRELNLTQADLAKLAGVSQPLIARIEAGGVDPRLSTLGKIIRALNEIEGKKAMVSDIMHTPVVSVSRTDSVAKAMELMEKYGFSQLPVLEDGRPVGSVSVDAISRCIIGHESEDIKNKKVEELMEEVFPSIPPTMEAEFASHLLEARGAVLVYDEGKVVGILTKHDLMKLASERWAENEEE; encoded by the coding sequence ATGCTGAACATCCCCACCCCAGATGATATAAAGAAAAAGAGACGGGAGCTCAACCTCACCCAGGCTGACCTTGCCAAGCTGGCAGGCGTGAGCCAGCCATTAATAGCCCGCATAGAGGCAGGGGGCGTTGACCCGAGGCTGTCCACTCTCGGAAAGATCATAAGAGCCCTCAACGAAATTGAGGGAAAGAAGGCAATGGTGAGCGACATAATGCACACTCCCGTGGTGAGTGTGTCGAGGACTGACAGCGTTGCCAAGGCGATGGAGCTCATGGAGAAGTATGGGTTCTCCCAGCTTCCAGTGCTCGAGGATGGCAGGCCTGTGGGCAGCGTGTCGGTGGACGCGATATCGAGATGTATCATCGGGCATGAGAGCGAGGACATAAAGAATAAAAAGGTCGAGGAGCTGATGGAGGAGGTGTTTCCCAGTATCCCTCCCACCATGGAGGCTGAGTTCGCCTCCCATCTGCTGGAGGCGAGGGGTGCCGTGCTCGTGTACGATGAGGGAAAGGTGGTGGGAATACTGACAAAGCACGACCTGATGAAGTTAGCGTCAGAGCGCTGGGCTGAAAATGAGGAGGAGTAG
- a CDS encoding DUF211 domain-containing protein, giving the protein MGRGRELKTPTPATIRRLVLDVLKPHQPSILDLAQALGSLEGVLGVNLSLYEVDQETENVRITIEGNSIDYTAVERTLNELGAVVHSIDEVAAGTKLVEVVETLQDR; this is encoded by the coding sequence GTGGGTAGGGGACGTGAGCTAAAGACCCCAACGCCTGCAACCATCAGGCGTCTGGTTTTGGATGTGCTAAAGCCCCATCAGCCAAGTATTCTCGACCTCGCACAGGCCCTTGGAAGCCTCGAGGGTGTGCTCGGCGTAAACCTGAGCCTCTATGAGGTGGATCAGGAGACCGAGAACGTGAGGATTACCATAGAGGGGAACTCCATAGATTACACGGCAGTGGAGAGAACGCTCAACGAGCTCGGGGCAGTGGTCCACAGCATCGACGAGGTGGCAGCTGGCACAAAGCTGGTGGAGGTCGTGGAGACCCTGCAGGACAGGTGA
- a CDS encoding translation initiation factor IF-2 subunit beta — protein sequence MDYESYLDRALSKLPKIGGTDERFTVPKPHVFAEGKTTVLENFASIASTLNRDPDHLLKYLLGELGTAGKTDGTRAVFQGNFSGELIEEHINAYVQEYVLCSECGKPDTHLVREERILMIKCDACGAHRSVRKRKAPPTVSAKAIQRDSEVEVMIMDVGSKGDGVAKLDRYTIFVPGARKGEKLKVRIKKVSGTLAFGERV from the coding sequence ATGGACTATGAGAGCTACCTCGACAGGGCACTTAGCAAGCTTCCCAAGATAGGGGGCACAGATGAGCGGTTCACCGTTCCCAAGCCCCACGTGTTTGCAGAGGGCAAGACCACCGTGCTCGAGAACTTTGCCTCGATAGCGAGCACACTGAACCGAGACCCGGACCATCTCCTCAAGTACCTGCTCGGGGAGCTTGGAACTGCCGGCAAGACCGATGGCACGAGGGCGGTGTTTCAGGGCAACTTCTCCGGTGAGCTCATAGAGGAGCACATAAACGCCTATGTGCAGGAGTATGTGCTGTGCTCTGAGTGTGGCAAGCCAGACACCCATCTGGTGCGGGAGGAGCGCATACTCATGATCAAGTGCGATGCCTGTGGAGCCCACAGGTCTGTCAGGAAGAGAAAGGCTCCCCCCACTGTCAGCGCAAAGGCCATCCAGAGGGACAGCGAGGTCGAGGTCATGATTATGGATGTGGGCAGCAAGGGAGATGGCGTGGCAAAGCTCGACAGGTACACCATATTCGTCCCGGGCGCACGGAAAGGGGAAAAGCTCAAGGTGAGAATCAAGAAAGTGTCTGGCACGCTGGCGTTTGGGGAGAGGGTGTAG
- a CDS encoding 50S ribosomal protein L16, with amino-acid sequence MARKPARMYRRLERPYTRREFMGGVPGLKIVHFDMGNPNGDFSVVLELKVKESCQIRDRALEAARVIANKLMLSSAGRANYHLKLNVYPHHVIRENKQATGAGADRVSDGMRKAFGKPVGSAAQVHAGQTVFTLRVNPQHVEAARRALQRAGHKLPSPVRIVAHEKAVV; translated from the coding sequence ATGGCGAGAAAACCTGCGAGAATGTACAGAAGGCTTGAGCGCCCATACACGAGAAGGGAGTTCATGGGTGGCGTTCCAGGGCTCAAGATTGTCCACTTTGACATGGGCAACCCGAACGGTGACTTTTCCGTGGTGCTCGAGCTCAAGGTAAAGGAGAGCTGTCAGATAAGGGATAGAGCCCTCGAGGCTGCGAGGGTGATTGCCAACAAGCTCATGCTCTCCAGTGCTGGGAGGGCAAACTATCACCTGAAGCTCAACGTGTATCCCCACCATGTGATACGGGAGAATAAGCAGGCAACGGGTGCTGGTGCGGACAGGGTGTCCGATGGAATGCGAAAGGCGTTTGGAAAGCCCGTGGGCTCTGCCGCCCAGGTGCATGCAGGCCAGACTGTGTTTACGCTGAGGGTGAACCCACAGCACGTTGAGGCGGCTCGCAGGGCGCTGCAGAGGGCTGGACACAAGCTTCCATCTCCAGTGCGCATCGTGGCGCACGAGAAGGCAGTGGTATAG